The proteins below are encoded in one region of Mesoplasma melaleucae:
- the lepA gene encoding translation elongation factor 4: protein MDKSKIRNFSIIAHIDHGKSTLADRILEMTNTVAKREMQEQLLDSMDIERERGITIKLNSVQLNYKAKDGEEYTFHLIDTPGHVDFTYEVSRSLAACEGAMLVVDATQGIEAQTLANVYLAIDNNLEVIPVINKVDLPSADPERVKEEIENTIGIDCSDAPLISAKTGLKVEDVLEAIVNKIPPPYDADDAKPLRALIFDSYYDKYLGVVMSIRVREGSIKVGDRIKLMANGSSYEVTELGVKNPKIIKREQLTAGEVGWVAASIKTIKDINVGDTITTVTNSALYPLDGYKKLKPMVYCGIYPVDTNQYQDFKDALEKMELSDSSLVYESETSQALGFGFRVGFLGLLHMEVVQERLEREYNLNLIATAPSVIYRVHLTDQTMIEIDNPAKLPDPQKIKFIEEPFVNVKIMTPKDSVGNLMSLCQNKLGTYKDLQVVDDNRMMLVYDMPLAEIIFDFFNKLKSISKGYASFEYDMIGYQESQLVKMDILLNGDMVDAFSMIVNKHFAYQRGAALTKKLKELIPRQNFEVPVQATIRNKVLARETIKAYRKDVTWKLHAADKSRRKKLLNKQKEGKKKMKEIGSVEVPQEAFIAVLKLDD, encoded by the coding sequence ATGGATAAATCAAAAATTAGAAATTTTAGTATCATTGCTCATATCGATCACGGTAAGTCAACATTGGCTGACCGTATTTTAGAGATGACAAACACTGTTGCTAAACGTGAAATGCAAGAGCAATTACTAGATTCAATGGATATTGAAAGAGAACGTGGAATCACAATTAAATTAAACTCTGTTCAATTGAATTACAAAGCAAAAGATGGAGAAGAATATACTTTCCATTTAATTGATACACCAGGCCATGTTGACTTCACATATGAAGTATCAAGAAGTTTAGCTGCTTGTGAAGGAGCAATGTTAGTTGTAGATGCAACTCAAGGAATTGAAGCCCAAACATTAGCAAACGTATATTTAGCAATTGACAATAATTTAGAAGTTATCCCTGTTATTAATAAAGTTGATTTACCCAGTGCAGATCCTGAACGTGTAAAAGAGGAAATTGAAAATACAATTGGAATTGATTGTAGTGATGCACCTTTAATTAGTGCTAAAACTGGACTAAAGGTTGAAGATGTATTAGAAGCAATTGTAAATAAAATCCCACCACCTTATGATGCTGATGATGCAAAACCATTAAGAGCATTAATCTTTGATAGCTATTATGACAAATATTTAGGTGTAGTTATGTCTATTAGAGTAAGAGAAGGTTCAATTAAAGTTGGTGATCGAATTAAACTGATGGCAAATGGTAGCAGTTACGAAGTAACTGAACTAGGAGTTAAAAATCCTAAGATTATCAAAAGAGAACAATTAACAGCTGGAGAAGTTGGGTGAGTAGCAGCTTCAATTAAAACAATTAAAGATATTAATGTTGGAGATACAATTACAACTGTAACAAATTCAGCATTATACCCATTAGATGGATACAAAAAACTTAAACCAATGGTTTATTGTGGAATTTATCCAGTTGATACAAATCAATATCAAGATTTTAAAGATGCTTTAGAAAAAATGGAATTATCTGATTCATCATTAGTTTATGAATCAGAAACATCACAAGCTTTAGGTTTTGGATTTAGAGTAGGGTTTTTAGGTTTATTACATATGGAAGTTGTGCAAGAAAGATTAGAAAGAGAATATAATCTAAACTTGATTGCAACCGCTCCATCAGTAATTTATCGTGTACACTTAACAGACCAAACAATGATTGAAATTGACAACCCTGCTAAATTACCAGACCCTCAAAAAATCAAGTTTATTGAAGAACCTTTTGTAAATGTAAAAATTATGACACCAAAAGATTCAGTTGGAAACTTAATGAGTTTATGTCAAAACAAATTAGGAACATATAAAGATTTACAAGTTGTTGATGATAATCGTATGATGCTAGTATATGACATGCCATTAGCTGAAATTATTTTTGATTTCTTTAACAAATTAAAATCTATTTCAAAAGGTTATGCATCATTTGAGTATGACATGATTGGATATCAAGAATCTCAATTAGTTAAAATGGATATTTTATTAAATGGAGATATGGTTGATGCGTTTTCTATGATAGTAAATAAACACTTTGCTTATCAAAGGGGAGCTGCATTAACTAAAAAGTTAAAAGAATTAATTCCACGTCAAAACTTCGAAGTACCTGTACAAGCAACAATAAGAAATAAAGTTTTAGCTCGTGAAACAATTAAAGCATATCGAAAAGATGTTACATGAAAACTTCATGCAGCTGATAAATCAAGACGTAAGAAACTTCTTAATAAACAAAAAGAAGGTAAAAAGAAAATGAAAGAAATTGGTAGTGTTGAAGTACCACAAGAAGCATTCATTGCAGTATTAAAACTTGACGATTAG
- a CDS encoding ASCH domain-containing protein: MNILISMKKEYFDLIKEGKKKYEYRFKFPQVNE, translated from the coding sequence ATGAATATTTTAATATCAATGAAAAAGGAATATTTTGACCTAATTAAAGAAGGAAAAAAGAAATACGAATATAGATTTAAATTTCCGCAAGTTAATGAATAA
- a CDS encoding lipoprotein, translating to MKKLIAILGALGLVATGTTTVISCGQNDNSLVSKIMKEYRI from the coding sequence GTGAAAAAATTAATAGCAATATTAGGAGCGCTTGGGTTGGTAGCCACAGGAACAACAACTGTTATTTCATGTGGACAAAATGACAATTCATTAGTTAGCAAAATAATGAAAGAGTACAGAATTTAA
- a CDS encoding ribonuclease H1 domain-containing protein, translating to MKYYAVKKGRNIGVYTSWEDCKAQVEGFTGALYKSFTNKQDAKAYIIGITPKSKTKKITSNENTAVAYSDGSFIKEDNTYSYGAVVIWKNKEFHFSKRYREHELKSMWNVSGELQGAKRVMLFAYANNIQKLYLYHDYEGIAKWANHEWKAKSDEGNEYIKFVDQIRAKVEIEFIWVKGHSNDYYNDLADQLAAKATFEEYVKEV from the coding sequence ATGAAGTATTATGCTGTTAAAAAAGGTAGAAACATTGGTGTTTATACTAGTTGAGAAGATTGCAAAGCACAAGTAGAAGGATTTACTGGTGCGCTTTACAAATCATTTACTAATAAACAAGATGCAAAAGCATATATTATTGGTATAACACCAAAATCAAAAACTAAAAAAATAACTTCAAATGAAAATACTGCAGTAGCTTATAGTGATGGAAGTTTTATTAAAGAAGATAATACTTACTCATATGGAGCTGTAGTAATTTGAAAGAATAAAGAATTTCACTTTTCAAAAAGATATCGTGAGCATGAATTAAAATCAATGTGAAATGTAAGCGGAGAATTACAAGGAGCAAAAAGAGTAATGTTGTTTGCATATGCTAACAATATTCAAAAATTATATTTATATCACGATTATGAAGGAATAGCTAAATGAGCTAATCATGAATGAAAAGCAAAATCTGATGAAGGAAATGAATATATTAAATTCGTTGATCAAATCAGAGCTAAAGTAGAAATCGAGTTTATTTGAGTCAAGGGACATAGTAATGATTATTATAATGATTTAGCTGACCAATTGGCAGCTAAAGCAACATTTGAAGAATACGTTAAGGAGGTTTAA
- a CDS encoding NUDIX hydrolase, producing the protein MEVLDLYDMNGIKTDKTMIRGTKVPEGCYKRKIVIGIFNSNNEMLIQKVAKERTYWTNKWTPSVSGSVWTGETSQQTAAREAKEELGINIDFSKIRPAFTINFYEDFNDIYLIKKDLNLNDLVLQKEEVAEVKWASKAEIIKMTNTNEFIPLHESIIEMMFTFKDTDSSYKGN; encoded by the coding sequence ATGGAAGTTTTAGATTTATATGATATGAATGGAATAAAAACAGACAAAACAATGATAAGAGGAACTAAAGTTCCTGAAGGTTGTTACAAAAGAAAAATAGTAATCGGAATCTTTAATTCAAATAATGAAATGCTTATTCAAAAAGTTGCAAAAGAAAGAACTTATTGAACAAACAAATGAACTCCATCAGTTAGTGGATCAGTTTGAACTGGTGAAACAAGTCAACAAACAGCAGCAAGAGAAGCAAAAGAAGAATTAGGGATAAATATAGATTTCTCAAAGATTAGACCAGCATTTACAATTAATTTCTATGAAGATTTTAATGATATTTATTTAATTAAAAAAGATTTAAATCTAAATGATTTAGTTTTACAAAAAGAAGAAGTTGCTGAAGTGAAATGAGCTAGTAAAGCTGAAATAATAAAAATGACTAATACAAATGAGTTTATACCATTACATGAATCTATTATTGAAATGATGTTTACATTTAAAGACACAGATAGTTCTTATAAAGGAAATTAA
- a CDS encoding alpha/beta fold hydrolase — MRKFQLQMIDGKELINFEWKTPKKPIAVIQIVPNFDEHMTMYDGFAKLMRDHNILLIGTELRGLGESRNENDTPETIFFEKRQGWSKMVEDIKNINTWIKRYHPDLPIFMLGQGLGGNLARAFAIKYSEEISGLILMNTRDYSYLLSNLFLKYMNLNQVIFNTKSEAKFLNKIRAKRLNRGHNIMLKIDNQWLSSNLKFVEKYNNDPLCNLKLSLSAFKDIAYGNKFISKNANNEFITKDLPILIQSGGLDNYTKLGKDSQKLFYRFTRIGLDTDFKLYQNLKNKLLEEDVNEAVIEDLVKFIEKYKENY; from the coding sequence ATGAGAAAATTTCAACTACAAATGATTGATGGAAAAGAATTAATTAATTTTGAATGAAAAACACCCAAAAAACCTATTGCTGTAATTCAAATTGTGCCAAATTTTGATGAACACATGACAATGTATGATGGCTTTGCTAAATTAATGCGAGATCATAATATTTTATTAATTGGAACTGAATTAAGAGGTCTTGGTGAAAGTAGAAATGAAAATGACACACCAGAAACTATCTTCTTTGAAAAACGGCAAGGTTGAAGTAAAATGGTTGAAGATATCAAAAACATTAATACTTGAATTAAAAGATATCACCCAGATTTACCAATCTTCATGTTAGGACAAGGTTTAGGTGGAAATTTAGCAAGAGCATTTGCAATTAAATACTCAGAAGAGATATCTGGTTTAATTCTGATGAATACTCGTGACTATAGTTATCTATTGTCTAACTTGTTTTTAAAATATATGAATTTGAATCAAGTTATTTTCAATACAAAATCAGAAGCTAAATTTTTAAATAAAATCAGAGCAAAAAGATTAAACCGCGGACATAACATAATGTTAAAAATTGATAATCAATGATTATCTAGCAATTTAAAATTTGTTGAAAAATACAATAATGACCCATTATGTAATTTAAAATTAAGTTTGTCAGCATTTAAAGATATTGCTTATGGAAATAAATTTATTTCAAAAAATGCAAACAATGAATTCATTACAAAAGACCTACCAATCTTAATTCAAAGTGGTGGTTTAGATAACTATACAAAACTAGGAAAAGATTCACAAAAGTTATTTTACAGATTCACAAGAATCGGATTAGATACTGATTTTAAATTGTATCAAAACCTTAAAAACAAATTATTAGAAGAAGACGTAAATGAAGCTGTAATTGAAGACTTAGTAAAATTTATTGAGAAATATAAAGAAAACTATTAA